In the genome of Amphiura filiformis chromosome 4, Afil_fr2py, whole genome shotgun sequence, one region contains:
- the LOC140150280 gene encoding uncharacterized protein: MSNLKSQVDDAKTVADHACDVNKQLQADLEQANARIEQLESQSRRDNLIFHGIEGDDKETWDESEDKVRSFLSDKLDIDGDEVEFERVHRLKSRGGNTAPIIAKFTKYKQRSAVLDAAQTKLKKKDTYGVSQDFTKKVRDTRKTLIPFMTEARNQNKRAYLSYDKLVIDKVKYVFDEGTEDIVPV; encoded by the coding sequence ATGAGTAACTTGAAAAGTCAGGTAGACGATGCTAAAACTGTAGCCGATCATGCGTGCGATGTAAATAAACAGCTTCAGGCCGATTTGGAACAGGCAAACGCTAGGATTGAACAACTTGAATCGCAATCTAGAAGGGACAATCTAATTTTTCATGGCATCGAAGGAGATGACAAGGAAACCTGGGATGAAAGCGAAGACAAGGTGAGAAGTTTTCTGAGTGATAAACTTGATATAGATGGCGACGAAGTTGAATTTGAACGAGTACATAGACTgaaatcgcgcggtggaaatacaGCTCCAATCATTGCCAAGTTCACGAAATATAAACAAAGAAGTGCAGTTCTCGATGCAGCACAAACGAAGCTGAAGAAAAAGGACACATATGGGGTCTCACAAGATTTCACAAAGAAGGTTcgcgatacaagaaaaaccctgatcCCATTTATGACAGAAGCAAGGAACCAAAACAAACGTGCATATCTCTCCTATGACAAGCTAGTTATCGACAAAGTTAAATACGTGTTCGATGAAGGAACTGAGGACATTGTACCAGTATAG